Proteins encoded in a region of the Natator depressus isolate rNatDep1 chromosome 23, rNatDep2.hap1, whole genome shotgun sequence genome:
- the TSR2 gene encoding pre-rRNA-processing protein TSR2 homolog has protein sequence MAAPREETRGLFSQGVRAVLGSWAALQIAVEHGFGGAHGRAKAEWLVGVVEQYFHSNAALEPDEVEDFLAEVLNNEFDTIIEDGSLAEVSQQLQLLFARCQRGEGPALTEAIARLVQRQQEVGRAAAQARPAEGSSSEEEEEEEKPEEVMDCSSPRPLPDPPPADDGWTVVRKKKK, from the exons ATGGCGGCGCCCAGGGAGGAGACACGTGGCCTGTTCAGCCAGGGGGTCCGGGCGGTGCTGGGCAGCTGGGCCGCGTTGCAG ATCGCGGTGGAGCATGGCTTCGGCGGGGCACACGGCCGGGCAAAGGCCGAGTGGCTGGTGGGCGTGGTGGAGCAGTATTTCCACAGCAACG CGGCCCTGGAGCCGGACGAGGTGGAGGATTTCCTCGCCGAGGTGCTGAACAACGAGTTTGACACAATCATTGAGGACGGCAGCTTGGCTGAG GTGAGCCAGCAGCTCCAGTTGCTCTTTGCCCGGTGCCAGCGCGGCGAGGGGCCGGCCCTGACAGAAGCCATCGCCCGGCTGGTGCAGAGGCagcaggaggtgggcagggcagcCGCCCAGGCCCGACCCGCCGAGGGGAgcagcagtgaggaggaggaggaggaggagaagccggAGGAG GTGATGGActgcagcagccccaggcccctcccgGACCCTCCCCCGGCAGACGACGGCTGGACGGTCGTAcggaagaaaaagaaatga
- the FGD1 gene encoding LOW QUALITY PROTEIN: FYVE, RhoGEF and PH domain-containing protein 1 (The sequence of the model RefSeq protein was modified relative to this genomic sequence to represent the inferred CDS: deleted 2 bases in 1 codon): MVGIPSLDQAGSFSQQCKAMRFSYHLESGAGGHRAGPPGQGSRLLVKSLSLEPRSEPWRPESAQRLRSDPGPHSDRGEPHPALPRRALGPKPQVPPKPGHLQSTHPPWPPAPIPPPPSRPLPANPRLGPRSPPMPHPEAQDGAGSTAGPCNPDPGAAVPHPQLGPPEPWGGRCNPQVAGSPGSAGGGGLRASRAGDQAPCLPPPVPSGKLANRDSGFDSISSPSPSEELGFGGDEGPVGEGDGGGSPGSPPCPDSEVDSDLDEGSGDDGGPAPGTVPPQAERLNAPELTAPQKTFHIANELLQTEKAYVARLHLLDQVFCARLLEEARSRSSFPGDVVMGIFSNICSIYCFHQQFLLPELEKRMQEWDRYPRIGDILQKLAPFLKMYGEYVKNFDRAMELVNTWMERSAHFKLIVHQIQMEEACGNLTLQQHMLEPVQRIPRYQLLLKGYLQRLPPGAPDSRDAEKSLQLIATAAEHSNAAIRKMERMHSLLKVYELLGGEEDIVSPTNELIKEGHILKLSAKNGTTQDRYLILFNDRLLCCVPKLRLLGQKFGVRARIDVEGMEVKESSGVNLPRTFLVSGKQRSLELQARTEEEKCDWIQAIRATILKLEQMPVGASPGKRRSPGRSLGRELGRRAPTPIRENEVTLCMQCQEPFAALTKRRHHCRACGRVVCGKCSEFRARLLYDNNRPNRVCGGCFAALHGPPGPPGPPPRRRSILEKQASEAAERSVVCSSLHYMEPGAKAWHKGWFVVPESEPLVLYVYGAPQDVKAQRSLPLIGFEVTAPDPGVRLDRRHSFAIRQSQLCWQFSAESEGLQRRWMEALSRAGRGEPAAPPGPVPEAEGP; encoded by the exons ATGGTCGGGATCCCCAGCCTGGACCAAGCCGGATCCTTCTCCCAGCAGTGCAAGGCCATGCGGTTCTCCTATCACCTGGAGAGCGGGGCCGGCGGGCACCGAGCCG GCCCCCCAGGCCAGGGCTCCCGGCTGCTGGTCAAGAGTCTGTCCCTGGAGCCGCGAAGCGAACCCTGGCGTCCGGAGAGCGCCCAGCGCCTCCGCTCAGACCCCGGGCCCCACAGCGACAGGGGGgagccccaccccgccctgcccagGAGGGCCCTGGGCCCCAAACCACAGG TCCCTCCCAAACCAGGTCATCTCCAGAGCACCCATCCCCCGTGGCCCCCGgcccccatccccccgcccccctcgcgccccctcccagccaACCCCCGCCTGGGCCCCCGGAGCCCCCCGATGCCGCACCCCGAGGCTCAGGATGGAGCTGGCTCCACAGCC GGACCCTGTAATCCTGACCCTGGAGCAgccgtcccccacccccagctcggACCCCCCGAGCCCTGGGGAGGCCGATGTAACCCCCAAGTCGCTGGCTCTCCTGGGTCTGCCGGCGGGGGAGGACTCAGGGCCAGCCGGGCAGGGGAccaggccccctgcctgccccccccggtCCCCAGCGGGAAACTGGCCAACCGGGACAGCGGCTTCGACAGCATCAGCTCCCCGTCCCCCAGCGAGGAGCTGGGCTTCGGGGGGGACGAGGGGCCCGTGGGGGAGGGCGAcggggggggcagcccagggtcCCCCCCCTGCCCAGACTCCGAGGTGGACAGCGACCTGGACGAGGGGAGCGGGGATGACGGGGGGCCGGCGCCAGGCACGGTGCCCCCCCAGGCTGAGAGACTGAACGCGCCGGAG ctcacagccccccaaaaaaccttCCACATCGCCAATGAGCTGCTGCAGACAGAGAAGGCTTACGTCGCCCGGCTGCACCTGCTGGATCAG GTGTTCTGTGCCCGTCTCCTGGAGGAAGCCCGCAGCAGAAGCTCTTTCCCCGGCGACGTGGTGATGGGGATTTTCTCCAACATTTGTTCCATCTACTGTTTCCATCAGCAGTTCCTGCTGCCGGAGCTGGAGAAGCGCATGCAGGAATG ggACAGGTACCCCCGCATAGGGGACATACTGCAGAAGCTGGCACCATTTCTCAAGATGTACGGGGAGTACGTCAAGAACTTCGACCGGGCCATGGAGCTCGTCAACACCTGGATGGAGCGATCCGCCCACTTCAAGCTGATCGTCCACCAGATCCAG ATGGAGGAGGCCTGCGGGAATCTCACCCTGCAGCAGCACATGCTGGAGCCCGTCCAGAGGATCCCCCGGTACCAGCTGCTGCTGAAGGGCTACCTGCAGCGCCTGCCCCCCGGCGCCCCTGACAGCCGGGACGCAGAGA AGTCCTTGCAGCTGATTGCGACGGCAGCCGAGCATTCGAACGCCGCCATCCGCAAAATG GAACGGATGCATTCCTTGCTGAAGGTGTACGAGCTGCTGGGCGGGGAGGAGGACATCGTTAGCCCCACTAACGAGCTCATTAAGGAAGGCCACATCCTCAAGCTGTCGGCCAAGAACGGGACCACACAGGACCGGTACCTGATCCTG ttCAACGACCGGCTGCTCTGCTGCGTCCCCAAACTGCGCCTCCTGGGCCAGAAATTCGGGGTCCGGGCCCGGATCGACGTGGAGGGGATGGAG GTGAAGGAGTCGAGTGGCGTCAACCTGCCCCGGACCTTCCTGGTGTCAGGGAAGCAGCGTTCGCTGGAGCTGCAGGCGAG GACGGAAGAAGAGAAATGCGACTGGATCCAG GCGATTCGGGCCACGATCCTGAAGCTGGAGCAGATGCCGGTGGGAGCTTCCCCCGGGAAGaggaggagccctgggc gatcGCTG GGCCGGGAGCTGGGCCGCCGGGCGCCGACGCCGATCCGGGAGAACGAGGTGACGCTCTGCATGCAGTGCCAGGAGCCCTTCGCCGCCCTCACCAAACGCCGACACCACTGCCGGGCCTGCGGCCGC gTGGTCTGCGGGAAATGCTCCGAGTTCCGGGCCCGGCTGCTTTACGACAACAACCGGCCCAACCGGGTCTGTGGGGGCTGCTTCGCCGCGCTGCACGGCCCCCCcgggccccccggcccccccccgcgCCGCCGCTCCATCCTCGAG AAGCAGGCGTCGGAGGCGGCCGAGCGCAGCGTCgtctgcagctccctgcactACATGGAGCCGGGCGCCAAGGCCTGGCACAAAGGCTGGTTCGTCGTTCCGGAGAGCGAGCCCCTGGTGCTGTACGTCTATGGGGCCCCCCAG GACGTGAAGGCCCAGCGCAGCCTCCCGCTGATCGGCTTCGAGGTGACGGCCCCGGACCCGGGGGTGCGGCTCGACCGGCGTCACTCGTTCGCCATCCGCCAGAGCCAGCTGTGCTGGCAGTTCAGCGCCGAGTCGGAGGGGCTGCAGCGGCGCTGGATGGAGGCCCTGAgccgggccgggcggggggagccGGCAGCCCCCCCCGGGCCCGTCCCCGAGGCCGAGGGGCCCTGA
- the GNL3L gene encoding guanine nucleotide-binding protein-like 3-like protein, producing the protein MTRPKHATAARKHPCKRKETKAHGKKDPGVPHLLGFKEYAKKEAKLKQKRVAELRARQEEARLKETSQRRSLESLQQDALRKQRDFEQKEAGLQELQGHPRLEKEGSRRAYYREFRKVIQAADVVLEVLDARDPQGCRCPQVEEAVLQAGGNKKLVLVLNKIDLVSKEVVAGWLKYLRNELPTVAFKASTQQQSRHLQQSKVPVAKASCELLASGACVGADCLLKVLANYSRSQDLKTAISVGVVGFPNVGKSSLINSLKRSRACSVGATPGVTKCLQEVQLDRHVKLLDCPGLVMATAATDAGLVLRSCLRVEQVADPVTPVHAILRRCSQGQIMQHYGVPAYQDVTEFLAHLARRKGKLRKGGVPDHEKAAKAVLSDWMSGKISYFTHPPETHTLPTHISAEIVTEMGKAFDFEALEQGNQEALANLPSIPAGIGLAPAGLTSGAGAEMEEEETLGEEETAMDEDGDLVLGPLTVELKAKNKAAAAVERPVPRAPSLEEISALDPLHQGQGLRAASRRRKKQQKRAEKIASKLSATLTAAMNFGAAGD; encoded by the exons ATGACCCGGCCCA AACACGCAACAGCTGCGAGGAAACACCCATGCAAG AGGAAGGAAACAAAGGCTCATGGGAAAAAGGACCCAGGAGTGCCTCACCTGTTGGGTTTCAAGGAGTATGCGAAGAAGGAAGCCAAATTAAAGCAGAAAAGG GTGGCGGAGCTGAGGGCGCGGCAGGAGGAGGCCCGGCTCAAGGAGACCAGCCAGCGCCGCAGCCTAGAGTCCCTGCAGCAGGACGCCCTCCGCAAGCAGCGGGATTTCGAGCAGAAG GAGGCCGggctgcaggagctgcaggggcaccCGCGACTGGAGAAGGAGGGGTCCCGCAGGGCCTACTACCGGGAGTTCAGGAAG GTGATCCAGGCAGCTGACGTGGTCCTCGAGGTGCTGGACGCCCGAGACCCCCAGGGCTGTCGCTGCCCCCAGGTGGAGGAGGCCGTGCTGCAGGCCGGGGGCAACAAGAAACTGGTGCTGGTGTTAAATAAAATCG ACCTGGTGTCCAAGGAGGTGGTGGCCGGGTGGCTGAAGTACCTGAGGAACGAACTCCCCACGGTGGCCTTCAAAGCCtccacccagcagcagagccggcacctg caacAGAGCAAGGTGCCCGTGGCCAAGGCCTCCTGCGAGCTGCTGGCCAGTGGGGCATGCGTGGGGGCCGACTGCCTGCTGAAGGTGCTGGCCAACTACAGCCGTAGCCAGGACCTCAAGACGGCCATCAGCGTGGGGGTCGTAG GCTTCCCCAATGTTGGCAAAAGCAGCCTGATTAACAGCCTGAAGCGGAGCCGGGCCTGCAGCGTGGGCGCCACGCCCGGTGTGACCAA gTGCCTCCAGGAGGTCCAGCTCGACCGGCACGTCAAGCTCCTGGACTGTCCCGGCCTCGTCATGGCGACCGCGGCCACGGACGCCGGCCTGGTGCTGCGCAGCTGCCTCAGGGTGGAGCAGGTGGCCGACCCGGTGACGCCCGTCCACGCCATCCTGAGACGGTGCTCCCAGGGCCAG atcaTGCAGCACTACGGTGTGCCGGCTTACCAGGACGTCACGGAGTTCCTAGCGCACCTTGCCCggagaaaggggaaactgaggaaaggAGGCGTGCCCGATCACGAGAAGGCGGCCAAAGCTGTGCTGAGTGACTGGAtgag CGGGAAGATCAGCTATTTCACGCACCCCCCAGAGACCCACACGCTGCCCACCCACATCAGTGCTGAGATCGTCACAGAGATGGGCAAGGCCTTCGACTTCGAGGCGCTGGAGCAAGGCAACCAGGAGGCTTTGGCCA ACCTCCCGTCGATTCCTGCGGGCATCGGCCTCGCTCCCGCCGGCCTCACcagcggggcaggggcagagatggAGGAAGAGGAGACGTTGGGAGAGGAAGAAACAGCCATGGACGAAGACGGAGATCTGGTg CTTGGCCCCTTGACAGTGGAACTGAAGGCTAAGAACAAAGCAGCTGCTGCCGTGGAGAGACCTGTTCCCAGAGCCCCTAGCCTGGAGGAGATCTCAGCCCTAGACCCCCTGCATcaagggcaggggctgcgggcaGCGAGCAGAAGGCGAAAGAAGCAGCAGAAAAGAGCAG